A DNA window from Plasmodium brasilianum strain Bolivian I chromosome 12, whole genome shotgun sequence contains the following coding sequences:
- a CDS encoding hypothetical protein (conserved Plasmodium protein), giving the protein MNSSLKGTENISNFHIKSFFESLSNFIKNVKIEIKDVFELLNYPCVYQNCKKKFSISENEGNKNLVTTSVISKVDKKNIDNFKQYEKELENMLKHIRTFHDKYKMDVPLLYIIENLITLHLINEYKINSIVKKIQNHNIAMPELNSDLPDYLSQALEVEESEDCSDVYDTLGEVNSLSINNYMIKDLLETTEIKINVGKLLELQQQNYSHSSTSKYTSTYDNKTNDILEFRKDENCEYNNTRSVIKPEGNNSASTDNNASTDNNAATNNNAAIDNNAAIDNNAAIDNNAAIDNNAAIDNNEEEYNMTVHKKEEKNNLIANIGLSEETLKLLNLLPKKRKTGVD; this is encoded by the coding sequence ATGAATTCATCACTAAAAGGAACAGAAAATATAAGTAACTTTCATATAAAATCGTTTTTTGAGTCATTGtcaaattttataaagaatGTAAAGATAGAAATAAAAGACGTGTTTGAGTTACTAAATTATCCTTGTGTATAtcaaaattgtaaaaagaaatttagcATAAGCGAAAATGAAGGTAATAAGAATTTAGTAACTACAAGTGTTATAAGTAAAGtagataagaaaaatattgataATTTTAAGCAATATGAAAAAGAGCTAGAAAACATGTTGAAACATATTAGGACTTTtcatgataaatataaaatggatgtacctttattatatataattgaaaatttaataactttacatttaattaatgagtataaaataaatagtatagttaaaaaaattcaaaatcaTAATATTGCAATGCCAGAATTAAATAGTGATTTACCAGACTACTTATCACAAGCGTTAGAAGTTGAAGAAAGTGAAGACTGTTCTGATGTATATGACACATTAGGGGAAGTAAATAGTTTATCAATTAACAATTACATGATTAAAGACTTACTAGAAACAACAGAGATAAAGATTAACGTTGGAAAACTCCTAGAATTGCAACAACAGAATTATTCCCATTCAAGTACATCAAAATATACAAGTacttatgataataaaacaaatgatATTCTAGAATTTCGAAAGGACGAAAATTGTGAATACAATAATACGCGTAGTGTGATAAAACCGGAGGGCAATAATAGTGCATCGACTGATAATAATGCATCGACTGATAATAATGCAGCGACTAATAATAATGCAGCGATTGATAATAATGCAGCGATTGATAATAATGCAGCGATTGATAATAATGCAGCGATTGATAATAATGCAGCGATTGATAATAATGAAGAGGAATACAACATGActgtacataaaaaagaggaaaaaaataatctcATTGCTAACATTGGCTTGTCGGAGGAGACGCTAAAGTTGCTCAACTTATTAcccaaaaaaagaaaaacaggTGTGGATTAA